In Fusarium oxysporum f. sp. lycopersici 4287 chromosome 2, whole genome shotgun sequence, a genomic segment contains:
- a CDS encoding hypothetical protein (At least one base has a quality score < 10): MTDLIPRLQGYLTAAGRDSALAQRLSDMTTMLSGIRIRDGMVATKHFVCNLDAVSLILLTVTLVAFLVPVLILFPPVPVDRSDVLRQTHSRAGVALQDMDIGPGRSPERRLPGAEPEGKGAVAQSLLVFPVQPCCGIELERDVASFKHSEFDRLYTLAQRDSEVGQQDVWQAISREHFPLLANIEVDLWIPDPNKTSRLLGHIEGSFLVLKFPWTDSGLQGILQQVAAKISHGLKAIPEKEFLLPVSFPNEEEIRARGYSFAEVTIGGKNTTGLNMDVELPAELVRYLGAERQIGIFRVDQL, from the coding sequence ATGACGGATTTGATCCCGCGCCTGCAGGGCTATCTTACCGCTGCAGGTCGCGATTCAGCCCTCGCCCAGCGGCTGAGCGATATGACAACTATGCTTTCAGGTATACGCATCCGTGATGGAATGGTTGCCACTAAGCACTTTGTGTGCAACCTAGACGCCGTGTCGCTCATACTTCTCACCGTCACCCTCGTCGCTTTCCTCGTCCCCGTCTTGATCCTCTTCCCTCCCGTTCCCGTGGATCGCAGCGATGTCCTCCGGCAGACCCACTCGCGGGCCGGCGTGGCCCTCCAAGACATGGACATCGGCCCTGGCAGATCGCCCGAGCGCCGGCTCCCCGGGGCAGAGCCGGAAGGGAAGGGGGCTGTTGCACAGAGTCTGCTTGTTTTCCCTGTTCAGCCATGTTGTGGAATTGAGCTAGAGCGTGACGTCGCCTCATTCAAGCACTCAGAGTTTGATCGTTTGTACACGCTTGCTCAACGGGACTCTGAAGTTGGTCAGCAAGATGTTTGGCAAGCTATCTCACGCGAACACTTCCCGTTGCTAGCCAATATCGAGGTCGACCTCTGGATTCCTGATCCAAACAAGACTAGCCGCCTGTTGGGTCATATTGAAGGCTCctttcttgtcttgaagTTCCCCTGGACAGATTCAGGACTACAGGGTATTTTGCAACAAGTCGCAGCCAAAATTAGCCACGGCTTGAAAGCCATACCTGAAAAGGAGTTCTTGTTGCCAGTGTCATTCCCGAATGAGGAGGAAATTCGAGCAAGAGGTTATTCCTTTGCTGAAGTCACGATCGGAGGAAAAAATACTACGGGACTGAACATGGATGTTGAACTTCCTGCTGAGCTGGTTCGGTATCTGGGAGCTGAGCGACAAATCGGGATCTTCAGGGTAGATCAACTGTGA